One region of Mucilaginibacter sp. 14171R-50 genomic DNA includes:
- the prmC gene encoding peptide chain release factor N(5)-glutamine methyltransferase, protein MKTIKDVSLNFQQGLNDLYDSREIEAITLLVLEEITDMSRAKIKAFPDDAVNGEAVEKIAGILEELKTGKPVQYILGSTEFYGLNFLVNPATLIPRPETEELVEWVLAESKKLKVESRKSPRILDIGTGSGCIAISLKKHLTDAVVTAIDISADALHTARQNAVINDVKVDFVQDDILKVGKSESPISQEDSSTLSFDMFDIIVSNPPYVTLTDKLRMHRNVTDFEPHSALFVPEDDPLIFYKAIADFAVAHLTENGLLFFEINENFGKETIELLSDKGFTAIELRKDMSGRDRMVKASPPAP, encoded by the coding sequence ATGAAAACTATCAAGGATGTATCCCTGAACTTTCAGCAAGGATTAAATGACCTGTATGATAGCCGCGAAATTGAGGCTATAACCCTGCTGGTGCTGGAAGAAATTACGGATATGTCGCGTGCTAAAATAAAGGCTTTCCCGGATGATGCTGTGAATGGTGAAGCTGTTGAAAAGATAGCCGGCATCCTCGAAGAGCTTAAAACAGGTAAGCCTGTGCAGTATATTCTTGGCAGTACGGAGTTTTACGGTTTGAACTTCCTGGTTAACCCCGCTACACTTATACCCCGACCGGAAACCGAAGAACTGGTGGAATGGGTTTTGGCGGAAAGTAAAAAGTTAAAAGTTGAAAGTCGAAAGTCACCTCGGATTTTAGATATTGGTACCGGCAGCGGATGCATTGCCATCAGCCTTAAAAAGCATCTAACTGATGCTGTTGTTACGGCTATTGACATCTCTGCCGATGCTTTACATACTGCCAGGCAAAACGCTGTAATTAATGATGTTAAAGTGGATTTCGTGCAGGACGATATCTTAAAGGTTGGAAAGTCCGAAAGTCCGATAAGTCAGGAAGACAGCAGCACTTTATCATTCGATATGTTTGATATCATCGTTTCTAACCCCCCATACGTTACTTTAACGGATAAGCTGCGGATGCATCGAAATGTAACCGATTTTGAGCCGCATTCCGCACTATTTGTACCTGAGGATGACCCGCTGATATTTTATAAGGCAATTGCTGACTTTGCTGTTGCGCATCTCACAGAAAACGGCTTGTTATTCTTCGAGATAAACGAAAATTTCGGTAAAGAAACAATTGAGTTGTTAAGCGATAAAGGGTTTACAGCTATTGAGCTACGCAAGGATATGAGCGGAAGGGACAGGATGGTAAAGGCCAGCCCCCCAGCCCCCTAA
- the xerD gene encoding site-specific tyrosine recombinase XerD, producing MNWQAAIKGFKTYLKLERSLAANSITAYSKDLEKLYQFSDLQVNKKYPTEFSLHDLRDFIKWVNELGMIPSTQSRIISGIKAFYKYLLMEDLIAVDPSELLETPKIQRKLPDTLSIYDIDKMIAAIDLSTPEGTRNKAILEVMYGCGLRVSELTELKLSNIYQEIEFIKVTGKGSKERLIPIGSEALKALKIWIEQVRVHIDIKKGEEDMVFLNRRGSRLSRVYIFMLVKQLAAITGLRKNISPHTFRHSFATHLVEGGADLRAVQEMLGHESITTTEIYTHLDREYLKSTIIEFHPRN from the coding sequence TTGAACTGGCAGGCTGCAATTAAAGGATTTAAAACATATTTAAAGCTCGAGAGGTCGCTTGCAGCAAATTCTATAACTGCTTATAGTAAAGATTTAGAAAAACTTTATCAATTTTCTGATTTACAGGTAAATAAAAAATATCCTACAGAATTTTCTTTACATGATCTGCGTGATTTTATTAAGTGGGTTAACGAGTTAGGGATGATACCTTCTACCCAATCGCGCATTATATCGGGCATAAAAGCTTTTTACAAATACCTGCTGATGGAAGACCTGATAGCCGTAGACCCATCGGAACTATTGGAGACGCCTAAGATCCAACGTAAACTTCCGGACACCCTTAGCATTTACGATATTGATAAAATGATAGCGGCTATAGATCTTTCCACGCCTGAAGGTACGCGCAACAAAGCTATTTTAGAAGTAATGTATGGCTGCGGGCTGCGGGTTTCTGAATTAACGGAACTTAAGCTATCCAACATCTACCAGGAGATCGAATTTATAAAGGTAACCGGCAAGGGCAGTAAGGAACGCCTTATACCTATAGGCAGCGAGGCGCTAAAAGCATTAAAGATATGGATAGAACAGGTACGTGTTCATATCGATATCAAAAAGGGCGAAGAAGACATGGTGTTTTTAAACCGTCGTGGCAGCCGGCTAAGCAGGGTTTATATTTTTATGCTTGTAAAGCAATTGGCCGCTATAACCGGATTAAGAAAAAACATCAGTCCGCATACCTTCAGGCACTCGTTTGCTACTCATTTGGTAGAGGGCGGAGCCGATCTGCGCGCGGTACAGGAAATGCTGGGACACGAAAGTATTACCACAACCGAGATATATACCCACCTGGACAGGGAGTACTTAAAGAGTACGATAATTGAATTTCACCCGAGGAATTAG
- the aroQ gene encoding type II 3-dehydroquinate dehydratase: MNIQIINGPNLNLLGIREKSIYGSSDFESYLTELKNHFTNITINYYQSNVEGEIINKLHEVGFTCDGIVLNAGAYTHTSVAIADAIAAITAPTIEVHISNVYKREEFRHHSMLAADCKGVIAGFGMHSYRLAIESLLLTY; this comes from the coding sequence ATGAATATACAAATTATAAACGGGCCAAATTTAAACCTGCTTGGTATACGCGAAAAATCTATATATGGCAGCAGCGACTTTGAGAGCTACCTTACCGAATTAAAGAATCATTTTACAAACATCACCATTAATTATTACCAAAGTAATGTTGAAGGCGAAATTATAAATAAGCTGCACGAGGTCGGCTTTACCTGCGATGGCATAGTACTTAACGCCGGTGCCTATACCCATACCTCGGTAGCCATTGCAGATGCTATTGCTGCTATTACCGCCCCTACCATTGAGGTGCATATATCAAACGTTTACAAGCGCGAGGAGTTTAGACACCACTCTATGCTGGCAGCCGATTGTAAAGGAGTAATTGCCGGCTTTGGCATGCATTCGTACAGGCTGGCGATAGAAAGCTTGCTGTTGACTTATTAA
- a CDS encoding SMP-30/gluconolactonase/LRE family protein: MDKFLRLTFSVFFACVLFISCKKESHNEIIEPPKLTKADTLNLLKGFWKSSPQNGYFTLEIKNADYIIDYSNANFKLFTGKLELKDDSLFFYNQDGFYINGAFKIKKLTADSLIFANETFTFKHYRSTKVVSLYDIVTIGGNGSGAYFFNEGIPALTSPIGHPTSITQDKEGNIYLTSILSTSIMVIDCNTYYINSLDNKLNIKGFFQSVFIADDGELYFSDRFNLYKYNFDLKSVIKINKSLDWGDITDIVVDKNKNIYISTAEDRFVRKIDGVTGDVTKIIGADNFIKFNPSPSSPFDVYFIPQQMTLDKDGNLLITDPSDNCIWKYDTLLHSIKLFAGTGKSDFSGDGELASLATFNMPTGIAIDKIGNVFVADSHNFRVRKIDVNGIITTIAGRDYGFDKDGNATDSSMIPGRLSVNSEGEIILTDLKNFRLKKLVLR; the protein is encoded by the coding sequence ATGGATAAATTTTTAAGGCTTACCTTTTCAGTCTTTTTTGCGTGTGTGCTTTTTATTTCTTGTAAAAAAGAATCGCATAATGAAATCATTGAACCACCTAAACTAACAAAAGCCGATACTTTAAATCTTTTAAAGGGCTTTTGGAAGTCATCCCCACAGAATGGATATTTTACACTGGAAATAAAAAATGCAGATTATATTATTGATTACAGTAATGCAAATTTTAAACTTTTTACCGGAAAATTAGAATTAAAGGATGACTCCCTTTTCTTTTATAACCAGGACGGTTTTTATATTAATGGAGCATTTAAGATCAAAAAACTCACTGCAGACTCTTTGATATTTGCTAATGAAACTTTTACATTTAAACACTATAGGTCGACCAAAGTAGTAAGCCTTTATGATATCGTTACAATTGGTGGAAATGGATCAGGGGCCTATTTTTTTAATGAAGGAATTCCGGCTTTAACGAGTCCGATAGGCCATCCAACAAGCATTACTCAAGATAAAGAAGGAAACATATATTTAACATCGATCTTGAGTACTTCAATAATGGTTATTGATTGCAATACTTATTATATAAACAGCCTAGATAACAAACTGAATATCAAGGGTTTTTTTCAAAGCGTTTTTATTGCCGACGACGGAGAACTGTACTTTTCTGACCGCTTTAATCTTTATAAATACAATTTTGACTTAAAATCGGTGATCAAGATAAACAAGAGTTTAGATTGGGGTGATATCACAGACATCGTCGTAGATAAAAATAAAAATATCTATATATCTACAGCTGAAGATCGATTTGTTAGAAAAATTGATGGTGTGACCGGGGATGTTACAAAAATAATAGGTGCTGATAATTTCATTAAATTTAATCCATCCCCTTCGTCCCCTTTTGATGTGTATTTTATCCCTCAGCAAATGACATTAGATAAAGATGGCAATTTATTGATAACTGATCCATCAGATAATTGTATTTGGAAATACGATACACTGCTCCACTCTATTAAATTATTTGCAGGCACGGGCAAGTCAGATTTTAGTGGCGATGGAGAACTTGCTTCTTTAGCTACGTTTAACATGCCTACCGGGATAGCTATAGATAAAATAGGTAATGTCTTTGTGGCCGACTCTCATAATTTCAGAGTAAGAAAAATAGATGTAAATGGTATAATTACAACCATTGCAGGACGTGATTATGGTTTTGATAAGGATGGGAATGCAACCGACTCGAGCATGATTCCTGGAAGGTTGTCGGTAAATTCAGAGGGCGAAATAATACTAACCGATTTAAAAAACTTTAGGTTAAAAAAACTAGTGTTACGATAG